From Lemur catta isolate mLemCat1 chromosome 21, mLemCat1.pri, whole genome shotgun sequence, a single genomic window includes:
- the LOC123625961 gene encoding cystatin-C-like, giving the protein MASPLCAPLLLLAILAVTLAVTLAKTVAKSSKRSGGIEEADVSDEEVQQALDLPSAKTTRRAMTCTTAECGRCACPPAGKALLF; this is encoded by the exons ATGGCCAGCCCTCTGTGTGCCCCACTGCTCCTGCTGGCCATCCTGGCCGTGACCCTGGCCGTGACCCTGGCCAAGACCGTGGCCAAGAGCTCCAAACGTTCGGGCGGCATCGAGGAAGCAGATGTCAGTGATGAGGAAGTGCAGCAGGCGCTGGACTTGCCATCAGCAAAGACAACGAGGAGAGCAATGACGTGTACTACAGCCGAGTGCGGCAGGTGTGCGTGCCCGCCAGCAG GAAAAGCTCTGCTCTTTTGA